A single region of the Microlunatus panaciterrae genome encodes:
- a CDS encoding FKBP-type peptidyl-prolyl cis-trans isomerase: MTEKPEIDFPDGPPPADLEITDITVGDGAEATPGSSVLVHYVGVAHSTGEEFDASYNRGAPLDFPLGAGRVIQGWDRGVAGMKVGGRRQLVIPPHLAYGDRGAGGVIKPGETLIFVVDLVDVR; encoded by the coding sequence ATGACCGAGAAACCAGAGATCGACTTTCCCGACGGCCCTCCCCCGGCAGACCTGGAGATCACCGACATCACCGTCGGCGACGGCGCCGAAGCGACCCCGGGCAGCAGTGTCCTGGTCCACTATGTCGGCGTCGCGCACAGCACCGGCGAGGAGTTCGACGCCTCCTACAACCGCGGCGCACCCCTCGACTTCCCGCTCGGCGCCGGCCGGGTCATCCAGGGCTGGGACCGGGGCGTGGCCGGGATGAAGGTCGGCGGCCGCCGCCAGCTCGTCATCCCGCCGCACCTGGCGTACGGCGATCGCGGCGCCGGCGGCGTGATCAAGCCGGGTGAGACGCTGATCTTCGTCGTCGACCTGGTCGACGTCCGCTGA
- a CDS encoding helix-turn-helix transcriptional regulator, which translates to MKNSRPVQEPGVPLGPLPTPPASAEPAISDSRRAVMDALLRSGRPLTLAALSELTSLHINTLREHLEALESEGRVRRQRAAPSGRGRPAQLYEATGEAATVMEYAGLASALAAAIHHGPGDPVPVAIAAGEEWGRDLARTKGGPPDGRPESGRRHLVALLADLGFGPEADPQATEVSLTRCPLLDTARRYPDVVCRVHLGIVQGALEQWQVDGHRAELLPFSDPGCCRLVLAPSGPGETTR; encoded by the coding sequence GTGAAAAATAGCAGGCCGGTGCAGGAGCCGGGCGTACCGCTGGGACCTCTGCCGACTCCGCCCGCGTCGGCCGAGCCGGCCATTTCGGACTCGCGCCGCGCGGTCATGGATGCGCTGCTTCGCTCCGGACGCCCGCTCACCCTGGCGGCGCTGAGCGAGCTCACGTCACTGCACATCAACACGCTGCGCGAGCACCTGGAGGCGCTCGAGTCCGAGGGCCGGGTACGTCGGCAGCGGGCCGCGCCCAGCGGTCGTGGCCGCCCGGCGCAGCTGTACGAGGCCACCGGGGAGGCGGCCACGGTGATGGAGTACGCCGGACTGGCGTCCGCGCTCGCGGCGGCGATCCATCACGGTCCCGGCGATCCGGTGCCGGTGGCCATCGCAGCCGGCGAGGAGTGGGGCCGCGATCTGGCCCGGACCAAGGGTGGTCCGCCGGATGGCAGGCCCGAATCTGGACGGCGGCACCTGGTGGCGCTGCTGGCCGACCTCGGCTTCGGCCCCGAGGCCGACCCGCAGGCCACCGAGGTGAGCCTGACCCGCTGCCCGCTGCTCGACACCGCCCGCCGCTATCCCGACGTCGTGTGCAGGGTTCACCTGGGCATCGTGCAGGGGGCTCTCGAGCAGTGGCAGGTCGACGGCCACCGGGCCGAGCTGCTGCCGTTCTCGGACCCCGGCTGTTGCCGGCTGGTGCTAGCCCCTTCCGGTCCTGGGGAGACGACGCGGTGA
- a CDS encoding DUF2249 domain-containing protein, whose translation MTVHPIASTEADAHAVSAVEQHHAQLAAALAARVQSVLRAARNGAEAETRSAAQDLVAWCRAELIPHAVAEETTLYAAAQRRAEGRLLVDGMLTEHAVIIGLVESIAAADDPVTSAADARALSVVFDNHLEKENTLVLPLLVSAADVSVADLLGGMHELLGGEAQHEPGHGHGPDERTEHRGHTCGCGEVDPDGFPELDARVVPHAIRHATIFGALDGIRPGSGLILVAPHDPKPLLAQIEQRQPGAFQVAYLEQGPERWRLAFTRQNG comes from the coding sequence ATGACTGTCCACCCCATCGCATCCACCGAGGCCGACGCCCACGCGGTGTCCGCCGTCGAGCAACACCATGCCCAGCTTGCCGCCGCGCTGGCCGCCCGGGTCCAGTCCGTACTGAGGGCCGCCCGCAACGGCGCCGAGGCTGAGACCAGGTCTGCGGCGCAGGATCTCGTCGCCTGGTGCCGGGCCGAGCTCATCCCGCACGCGGTCGCCGAGGAGACCACCCTGTATGCCGCCGCCCAGCGCCGAGCCGAGGGCCGGCTGCTCGTCGACGGCATGCTCACCGAGCACGCCGTCATCATCGGCCTGGTCGAATCGATCGCCGCCGCTGACGACCCGGTGACCTCAGCGGCCGACGCCCGGGCGCTGTCCGTGGTCTTCGACAACCACCTGGAGAAGGAGAACACCCTGGTGCTGCCGCTGCTGGTCTCCGCAGCCGACGTCTCGGTCGCTGACCTGCTGGGCGGGATGCACGAGCTCCTCGGCGGCGAGGCCCAACACGAGCCCGGCCACGGGCACGGGCCGGACGAGCGGACCGAGCACCGCGGACACACCTGTGGCTGCGGCGAGGTCGACCCTGACGGCTTCCCGGAACTGGACGCGCGAGTGGTGCCGCACGCCATCCGGCACGCCACCATCTTCGGCGCCCTCGACGGGATCCGTCCCGGCAGCGGCCTGATCCTGGTGGCACCCCACGACCCGAAGCCGCTGCTGGCGCAGATCGAGCAGCGTCAGCCGGGCGCGTTCCAGGTCGCCTACCTCGAGCAGGGGCCGGAAAGGTGGCGGCTGGCCTTCACCCGCCAGAACGGCTGA
- a CDS encoding DUF2207 family protein yields the protein MSEQMGLVRVATCEHPNVRRARNLRWWLAFLFACALALGLAYANPARAFAADDQIDSFAIKYVMQPSGVLDVRETIVWRFGSNSGRHGINRDLVTREQYDQANDAVYDISNVDVSSPSGAPTSVDKSTTEQNNGRTEILRLRIGDPDKTVSADTATYVISYQVKGAMRSFSGYDEFYWDATGFGNPAIKKLQISATVPGGPQELTCFAGPVQSKNECDSKTILGDTATFSQGNLAAETGVTIGVKIGSGLVSDNKPHLEPDGSKMSTAEKVGIGALVGVGALFTIGSPLLGWLWWRKNGVDQRYTNLAPGTLPLPGAPVEIGANDPDLPIPVAFSPPKIPVAEAGLLIDGQVDARETAATIIDLAVKGALTVQSSSEKDFSVTLVDPNRATAPHEMVLLTSLFGGRPPGAVADLSAQGSMLPAHKAMTDSVRNQVASRGWFRKVPSASSIGGIGFGGIAIGVFIAFSIGATALLFLLPLLPIVITIAVIRSKLRRGQRTADGRAVCDQVEGFKTYLATAEAEQLQFEEGEDIFSKYLPWAIAFELADRWAKICGDLVAMGRLPNTTPYWYVGNYNMAAFNTAFLTSSLTHAATPVPSSSGGGTGFGGGSSFGGGGFSGGGGGGGGSSSW from the coding sequence GTGAGTGAGCAGATGGGTCTGGTGCGGGTCGCGACCTGCGAGCATCCGAACGTCCGGCGGGCGCGCAACCTGCGCTGGTGGCTGGCGTTCCTCTTCGCCTGCGCGTTGGCGCTGGGACTGGCGTATGCGAACCCGGCCCGCGCGTTCGCCGCGGACGACCAGATCGACTCGTTCGCGATCAAGTACGTGATGCAGCCGAGCGGCGTGCTGGACGTACGCGAGACCATCGTCTGGCGATTCGGCTCCAACTCCGGCCGGCACGGCATCAACCGCGACCTGGTGACCCGCGAGCAGTACGACCAGGCCAACGACGCCGTCTACGACATCTCCAACGTGGACGTCAGCAGCCCCTCGGGCGCCCCGACCAGCGTGGACAAGAGCACCACCGAGCAGAACAACGGACGCACCGAGATCCTCCGGCTACGGATCGGCGACCCGGACAAGACCGTCTCGGCCGACACCGCGACGTACGTCATCTCCTACCAGGTCAAGGGCGCCATGCGCTCGTTCAGCGGCTATGACGAGTTCTACTGGGACGCCACCGGCTTCGGCAACCCGGCGATCAAGAAGCTGCAGATCAGCGCAACCGTTCCCGGTGGCCCGCAGGAGCTGACCTGCTTCGCCGGTCCGGTGCAGAGCAAGAACGAGTGCGACTCCAAGACCATCTTGGGCGACACGGCGACCTTCAGCCAGGGCAACCTGGCTGCCGAGACGGGCGTGACGATCGGCGTCAAGATCGGCTCCGGCCTGGTCAGCGACAACAAGCCGCACCTTGAGCCCGACGGGTCGAAGATGTCCACCGCCGAGAAGGTCGGCATCGGCGCCCTGGTGGGCGTCGGGGCGCTGTTCACCATCGGCTCGCCGCTCCTCGGCTGGCTGTGGTGGCGCAAGAACGGGGTGGACCAGCGCTACACCAACCTGGCGCCCGGAACCCTGCCGCTGCCGGGGGCGCCGGTGGAGATCGGCGCCAACGACCCCGACCTGCCGATCCCGGTGGCGTTCTCGCCGCCGAAGATCCCGGTCGCCGAGGCCGGACTGCTGATCGACGGCCAGGTCGATGCACGCGAGACCGCGGCGACCATCATCGACCTTGCCGTCAAGGGCGCGCTGACGGTGCAGAGCTCGTCCGAGAAGGACTTCAGTGTCACCCTGGTCGACCCCAACCGGGCGACCGCCCCGCACGAGATGGTGCTGCTGACCAGCCTGTTCGGGGGCCGGCCGCCGGGCGCGGTGGCCGACCTGTCGGCGCAGGGCAGCATGCTGCCCGCGCACAAGGCGATGACCGACTCGGTACGCAACCAGGTCGCCTCCCGCGGCTGGTTCCGCAAGGTGCCGTCGGCCAGCTCGATCGGCGGCATCGGCTTCGGCGGGATCGCGATCGGGGTGTTCATCGCCTTCAGCATCGGCGCCACGGCACTGCTGTTCCTGCTGCCGCTGCTGCCGATCGTCATCACGATCGCGGTGATCAGGTCCAAGCTGCGGCGCGGCCAGCGCACCGCGGACGGCCGCGCGGTGTGTGACCAGGTGGAGGGCTTCAAGACCTACCTCGCCACGGCCGAGGCTGAGCAGCTGCAGTTTGAGGAGGGGGAGGACATCTTCTCCAAATACCTGCCCTGGGCGATCGCCTTCGAGCTCGCCGACCGCTGGGCCAAGATCTGCGGCGACCTGGTGGCGATGGGCCGGCTGCCCAACACCACCCCGTACTGGTACGTCGGCAACTACAACATGGCCGCCTTCAACACCGCCTTCCTGACCAGCAGCCTCACCCACGCCGCCACCCCGGTGCCGTCCTCGTCGGGCGGCGGGACCGGGTTCGGCGGTGGCAGCTCCTTCGGCGGCGGTGGCTTCTCCGGCGGAGGCGGTGGTGGCGGTGGCAGCAGCAGCTGGTAG
- the smpB gene encoding SsrA-binding protein SmpB encodes MVKEKGRKLIAQNRKARHDYKIHDTYEAGMVLSGTEVKSLREGRASLADAFATVDEGEVWLRAAHIGEYSHGTWTNHAARRTRKLLLNRREIAKIERELASSGTTLVPLSMYFSDGYAKVELAVASGKREYDKRQSIAEREAKREAERALARRNRGE; translated from the coding sequence ATGGTCAAGGAAAAGGGTCGCAAGCTGATCGCGCAGAACCGGAAGGCGCGGCACGACTACAAGATTCACGACACCTATGAGGCCGGGATGGTGCTGAGCGGCACCGAGGTCAAGTCGCTGCGGGAAGGGCGGGCCTCGTTGGCGGACGCGTTCGCGACGGTGGACGAGGGCGAGGTCTGGCTGCGGGCCGCGCACATCGGGGAGTACAGCCACGGCACCTGGACCAACCACGCGGCCCGACGGACCCGCAAGCTGCTGCTCAACCGTCGCGAGATTGCCAAGATCGAACGCGAACTGGCCTCCAGTGGGACCACACTGGTCCCGCTGTCGATGTACTTCTCCGACGGCTACGCCAAGGTGGAGCTGGCGGTGGCCTCCGGCAAGCGGGAGTACGACAAGCGGCAGTCGATCGCGGAGCGGGAAGCGAAGCGAGAAGCCGAACGAGCGCTGGCACGACGCAACAGGGGTGAGTGA
- a CDS encoding type IV toxin-antitoxin system AbiEi family antitoxin domain-containing protein, whose amino-acid sequence MDVPLLLSAAAANGGFVTRAQALDCGWLDRDLRAASRSGLLLRLRQGAYVFADQHRLLDRAGRHAVLARAVVHQQRGSVALAGPSAAAIRGLSVYGQDLEAVHIIRLDGTSSRDEAGICHHRLPLGIDEDLEQIGRVWVTTLARTVWDVACMSTLTAGVCTADSALRLHPALGEELLAHAPGYRRRPGSRVARLALSLADGGSESEGESVTRLQCYRHGIPRPTLQYEVFSTSGRLIGRSDFHWPEYRHLGEFDGEVKYQRFLREGESASDAVVREKIREDGMRAQRLGMSRFTWSGVMPANAAATMRQLRRDLEQSRSLYTNGRVVIPL is encoded by the coding sequence ATGGACGTTCCGCTGCTCCTCAGTGCCGCCGCGGCCAACGGCGGCTTCGTCACCCGAGCGCAGGCTCTGGACTGCGGCTGGCTGGACCGCGACCTTCGGGCGGCCTCGCGATCGGGGCTGCTGCTGCGCCTCCGGCAGGGCGCCTACGTCTTTGCCGACCAGCATCGCCTTCTCGATCGGGCCGGACGGCACGCCGTGCTGGCGAGGGCTGTGGTCCACCAGCAGCGCGGCTCGGTCGCCCTGGCCGGGCCGTCGGCGGCGGCGATCCGCGGCCTGTCGGTGTACGGCCAGGATCTCGAGGCCGTCCACATCATTCGACTCGACGGCACTTCGTCGCGGGACGAGGCCGGCATCTGCCACCACCGGCTGCCGCTCGGGATCGACGAGGATCTGGAGCAGATCGGCCGCGTCTGGGTCACCACCCTCGCCCGTACGGTGTGGGACGTTGCGTGCATGTCCACCCTGACGGCCGGGGTCTGCACCGCGGACAGTGCGCTGCGGCTGCATCCCGCACTGGGCGAGGAGCTGCTCGCCCATGCACCCGGATACCGCCGCCGCCCGGGTTCCAGGGTGGCGCGGCTGGCGCTGAGCCTGGCCGATGGCGGCTCGGAGAGTGAGGGGGAGTCGGTCACCCGGCTGCAGTGCTACCGGCACGGCATCCCGCGCCCGACCCTGCAGTACGAGGTCTTTTCGACCTCCGGCCGGCTCATCGGCAGAAGCGACTTCCACTGGCCGGAGTATCGCCACCTCGGCGAGTTCGACGGCGAGGTCAAGTACCAACGCTTCCTGCGCGAGGGGGAGTCCGCCAGCGACGCCGTCGTCCGGGAGAAGATCCGCGAGGACGGGATGCGGGCCCAGCGGCTCGGCATGTCACGGTTCACCTGGTCCGGGGTGATGCCGGCCAATGCCGCAGCCACCATGCGCCAGCTGAGGCGCGACCTCGAGCAGTCCCGCTCGCTGTACACCAACGGTCGGGTCGTCATCCCGCTGTGA
- a CDS encoding M23 family metallopeptidase has protein sequence MTVWGDTSRARRLRVFRGTVALMAAGAVGLTLMAPLASADDLTDHRDKVKKQISQTQRDLSESTKELSAAAVAVDRAQADLEVAQAQLARTEAELATATQRDIAMAAKLKKAKAQLAKAKAAVAKGQRALDAQEKMAGQQVRDAYQQQTNLMPIAILVQNNSTKDLQTRLQWSTTMFDTTQASIDELTVLQRKLNAERAKQTELEKQIAADRKAAAANLKTKQRLEQQAAAQTANVASLVQAKQSAEASAQHQVAADKQRYADLSRERASVEKRIAARIARAKAEAARKAAAARAARRAAKRAEEARRAREEAAAAARARSSRSSAKRSYPSHKSPSKKTYRRSAPRPSYSSAHHGFIYPVSAPITSPYGMRFHPVLHYWKLHDGTDFGAGCGTAIHAAYSGRVSERYFNAGYGNRLMIDHGMVDGRYVTTGYNHAIRYTVSVGEHVRQGEVIGYVGTTGFSTGCHLHLMVWLDGGMVNPMSWY, from the coding sequence ATGACGGTGTGGGGGGACACCTCGAGGGCGCGACGGCTGCGGGTCTTCCGCGGCACCGTCGCTCTGATGGCGGCCGGCGCGGTCGGGCTGACGCTGATGGCGCCGCTGGCCTCGGCCGACGACCTGACCGATCACCGGGACAAGGTCAAGAAGCAGATCAGCCAGACGCAGCGTGACCTGAGTGAGTCCACCAAGGAGCTCTCCGCAGCGGCCGTCGCCGTCGACCGGGCCCAGGCGGACCTGGAGGTGGCGCAGGCCCAGCTGGCCCGGACCGAGGCCGAGCTGGCGACCGCGACCCAGCGTGACATCGCGATGGCGGCGAAGCTGAAGAAGGCGAAGGCCCAGCTGGCGAAGGCCAAGGCCGCGGTGGCGAAGGGGCAGCGGGCCCTTGACGCCCAGGAGAAGATGGCCGGCCAGCAGGTCCGTGACGCCTACCAGCAGCAGACCAATCTGATGCCGATCGCGATCCTGGTCCAGAACAACTCGACCAAGGACCTGCAGACCAGGCTCCAGTGGTCGACCACGATGTTCGACACCACCCAGGCCAGCATCGACGAGTTGACGGTGCTGCAGCGCAAGCTGAACGCCGAGCGGGCCAAGCAGACCGAGCTGGAGAAGCAGATCGCCGCCGACCGCAAGGCGGCCGCGGCGAACCTCAAGACGAAGCAGCGGCTGGAGCAGCAGGCGGCAGCGCAGACGGCCAACGTCGCCTCGCTGGTCCAGGCCAAGCAGTCCGCAGAGGCGTCGGCCCAGCACCAGGTGGCCGCCGACAAGCAGCGGTACGCCGACCTCAGCCGCGAGCGTGCCTCGGTCGAGAAGCGCATCGCCGCCCGGATCGCCCGAGCCAAGGCCGAGGCCGCCCGCAAGGCCGCCGCAGCCCGGGCTGCCCGGCGGGCCGCGAAGCGGGCCGAGGAGGCGCGCAGGGCGCGGGAGGAGGCGGCAGCCGCCGCCAGGGCCCGGTCGTCCCGGAGCTCCGCCAAGCGCAGCTACCCCTCGCACAAGTCGCCCAGCAAGAAGACGTACCGCCGGTCGGCCCCGCGGCCGAGCTACTCCTCGGCGCACCACGGCTTCATCTACCCGGTGTCCGCGCCGATCACCTCGCCGTACGGGATGCGGTTCCACCCGGTGCTGCACTACTGGAAGCTGCACGACGGCACAGACTTCGGAGCGGGCTGCGGGACCGCGATCCACGCCGCCTACTCGGGCCGGGTCTCGGAGCGCTACTTCAACGCCGGCTACGGCAACCGGCTGATGATCGACCACGGGATGGTCGACGGCCGCTACGTCACCACCGGCTACAACCACGCCATCCGCTACACGGTCAGCGTCGGCGAGCACGTCCGGCAGGGCGAGGTCATCGGCTACGTCGGCACCACCGGCTTCTCCACCGGCTGCCACCTGCACCTGATGGTCTGGCTCGACGGGGGCATGGTCAACCCGATGAGCTGGTACTGA
- the ftsX gene encoding permease-like cell division protein FtsX, with translation MRFRHIFSETGSGLRRNLTMTLAVIMTMWVSLSLFGSGLLASQQVDLMKGRWYDKIEISIFLCTQDTKGDNCDPGQDTSQAQKDVIRQTLESNPEVAPGGVYFESKPEAYKEFQKAYEGNPIQDSLTVDQMQESFRVKLKNPEQYEGVVSSVAGLKGVQAVQDLRKYLDPFFSWLNLLQWGTIISSALLLFAAALQIGNTIRLAAFARRREIGIMRLVGASNLYITLPFLFEAVISAIVGAGLACVTLASGVYFIIMKKAEVSIQSLPWIGWNQALLAMSGVAIVGLLLAIIPTLITTRKYLRV, from the coding sequence ATGCGTTTCCGCCATATTTTCTCCGAGACCGGCAGCGGCCTGCGCCGCAACCTGACCATGACCCTCGCGGTCATCATGACGATGTGGGTGTCGCTCTCCCTGTTCGGCTCGGGTCTGCTCGCCAGCCAACAGGTGGACCTGATGAAGGGCCGCTGGTACGACAAGATCGAGATCTCGATCTTCCTCTGCACCCAGGACACCAAGGGCGACAACTGCGACCCGGGCCAGGACACCAGCCAGGCACAGAAGGATGTCATCCGCCAGACGCTGGAGAGCAACCCGGAGGTAGCCCCGGGCGGGGTCTACTTCGAGAGCAAGCCGGAGGCCTACAAGGAGTTCCAGAAGGCCTATGAGGGCAACCCGATCCAGGACTCGCTGACGGTCGACCAGATGCAGGAGTCGTTCCGGGTGAAGCTGAAGAACCCGGAGCAGTACGAGGGGGTGGTCTCCTCGGTGGCGGGGCTGAAGGGGGTGCAGGCCGTCCAGGACCTTCGCAAGTATCTGGATCCGTTCTTCAGCTGGCTCAACCTGCTGCAGTGGGGGACCATCATCTCCAGTGCGCTGCTGCTCTTCGCCGCCGCACTGCAGATCGGCAACACCATCCGGCTGGCCGCCTTCGCTCGTCGCCGGGAGATCGGCATCATGCGGCTGGTCGGAGCGAGCAACCTCTATATCACGCTGCCGTTCCTTTTTGAAGCGGTCATTTCGGCCATCGTCGGCGCAGGACTCGCATGCGTCACATTGGCCTCTGGCGTTTACTTCATCATCATGAAAAAGGCTGAAGTCTCCATTCAGTCTTTACCATGGATTGGTTGGAATCAAGCGCTATTGGCCATGTCGGGGGTTGCCATCGTTGGACTTCTTCTGGCTATCATTCCCACGCTGATAACGACCCGTAAGTACTTGAGAGTGTGA
- the ftsE gene encoding cell division ATP-binding protein FtsE codes for MIRFENVSKTYDGQRRAALDGVNVDIEKGEFVFLVGASGSGKSTFLRLILREQRATKGKVFVAGRELSKLHSWKIPAMRRQIGTVFQDFRLLPNKTVSENVAFALQVIGKPKSTINRVVPEVLDLVGLDGKGDRMPEELSGGEQQRVAIARAFVNRPMILIADEPTGNLDPATSVGIMKLLDRINRADTTVLMATHDSTIVDQMRKRVIELDDGEVVRDQSRGVYGYQ; via the coding sequence GTGATTCGATTCGAGAATGTTTCCAAGACGTACGACGGACAGCGTCGTGCGGCGCTCGACGGCGTCAACGTCGACATCGAGAAGGGCGAGTTCGTCTTCCTCGTCGGCGCCTCCGGCTCCGGCAAGTCGACGTTCCTCCGGCTGATCCTGCGCGAGCAGCGGGCGACCAAGGGCAAGGTGTTCGTCGCCGGCCGCGAGCTGAGCAAGCTGCACAGCTGGAAGATCCCCGCAATGCGCCGCCAGATCGGCACCGTCTTCCAGGACTTCCGGCTGCTGCCCAACAAGACCGTCTCGGAGAACGTCGCGTTCGCCCTGCAGGTGATCGGCAAACCCAAGTCGACCATCAACCGGGTCGTCCCCGAGGTCCTCGACCTGGTCGGGCTGGACGGCAAGGGCGACCGGATGCCGGAGGAGCTCTCCGGTGGCGAGCAGCAGCGGGTGGCGATCGCCCGGGCCTTCGTCAACCGGCCGATGATCCTGATCGCCGACGAGCCGACCGGAAACCTGGACCCGGCGACCAGCGTCGGCATCATGAAGCTGCTGGACCGGATCAACCGGGCCGATACGACGGTGCTGATGGCCACTCACGACTCCACCATCGTCGACCAGATGCGCAAGCGCGTGATCGAGCTCGACGATGGCGAGGTCGTCCGAGACCAGAGTCGTGGTGTGTACGGGTATCAGTGA
- the prfB gene encoding peptide chain release factor 2, with product MAVPDFSSSWAELDRALSSIEAVIDPAAKKREIAELGEQVAAPDLWDDQENAQRVTSRLSGLQGEVERLESLRSRLDDLSVLAELAQEEGDAATVAEADQELASLKKAIDALEVRTLLSGEYDQREALVTIRSEAGGVDAADFAAMLLRMYLRWAERHGYPTEVYDISYAEEAGIKSATFTVKAPFAYGTLSVEQGTHRLVRISPFDNQGRRQTSFAGVEVLPVTEERDHIEIPEADLRIDVFRSSGPGGQSVNTTDSAVRITHLPTGIVVSCQNEKSQIQNRAAAMRVLQSRLLEVARVQREAEMNALKSDAGNSWGAQMRSYVLHPYQMVKDLRTEFEVSNPEAVFDGEIDGFIDSGIRWRMTSELAAT from the coding sequence GTGGCAGTTCCTGACTTCTCCTCCTCCTGGGCCGAACTCGACCGGGCACTCAGCTCGATCGAGGCGGTCATCGACCCTGCAGCCAAGAAGCGCGAGATCGCCGAGCTCGGTGAGCAGGTGGCGGCGCCGGACCTCTGGGACGACCAGGAGAACGCCCAACGGGTCACCTCCCGGCTGTCCGGGCTTCAGGGCGAGGTCGAGCGGCTGGAGAGCCTGCGTTCCCGGCTGGACGACCTGTCGGTGCTGGCCGAGCTGGCGCAGGAGGAGGGCGATGCGGCCACGGTGGCCGAGGCCGACCAGGAGCTGGCCTCGCTGAAGAAGGCGATCGACGCGCTTGAGGTCCGGACTCTGCTGTCGGGGGAGTACGACCAGCGCGAAGCCCTGGTGACGATCCGGTCCGAGGCCGGTGGCGTCGACGCAGCCGACTTCGCGGCCATGCTGCTGCGGATGTACCTGCGCTGGGCCGAGCGGCACGGCTATCCGACCGAGGTCTATGACATCTCCTACGCCGAGGAGGCGGGGATCAAATCGGCGACGTTCACGGTGAAGGCCCCCTTCGCGTACGGCACGCTGTCGGTCGAGCAGGGCACCCACCGGCTGGTGCGGATCTCCCCGTTCGACAACCAGGGCCGGCGGCAGACGTCGTTCGCCGGTGTCGAGGTGCTGCCGGTCACCGAGGAGCGGGACCACATCGAGATCCCGGAGGCCGACCTGCGGATTGACGTGTTCCGCTCCTCCGGCCCCGGCGGTCAGAGCGTCAACACGACCGACTCCGCGGTCCGGATCACCCACCTGCCGACCGGCATCGTCGTCTCCTGCCAGAACGAGAAGTCGCAGATCCAGAACCGGGCAGCGGCGATGCGGGTGCTGCAGTCCCGGCTGCTGGAGGTCGCCCGGGTGCAGCGCGAGGCGGAGATGAATGCCCTCAAGAGCGACGCCGGCAACAGCTGGGGCGCCCAGATGCGCTCCTACGTGCTGCATCCGTACCAGATGGTCAAGGACCTGCGGACCGAGTTCGAGGTGTCCAACCCGGAGGCCGTCTTCGACGGTGAGATCGACGGGTTCATCGACTCGGGCATCCGCTGGCGGATGACCTCCGAGCTCGCCGCCACCTGA
- a CDS encoding ROK family protein → MDEQVLAVDIGGTKIAVALIDEHGTILRETLAPTVASADPEQVFAPAAQAIVEVLTAADPVETRLRVGIGSAGPIDGPRGTISPVNIAAWREYPISARVGAVVSELLGMAPLVGLAGDGHCMALGEHWIGAGRDLDSMVGMVVSTGVGGGAVLNNRLFTGLTGNSVHLGHISVNAWGPKCVCGCHGCVEMYARGPALVAAAREQGWTGGQDAKALTADARAGDEIALRVIDTGMRALAAGIATTATELDVTTFVVGGGVSRAGEVIFGPLRRHLADFAVLSYVKDLEIRPAELENAGLIGAAALAFTLS, encoded by the coding sequence ATGGACGAGCAGGTACTGGCAGTCGACATCGGCGGTACGAAGATCGCGGTCGCCCTGATCGACGAGCACGGCACCATCCTGCGCGAGACCCTCGCACCGACGGTGGCCTCCGCCGATCCGGAGCAGGTCTTCGCCCCGGCAGCACAGGCGATCGTTGAGGTGCTGACGGCAGCCGACCCGGTCGAGACCCGGTTGCGGGTGGGGATCGGCTCGGCCGGCCCGATCGACGGTCCCCGCGGCACCATCTCGCCGGTGAACATCGCCGCCTGGCGCGAGTACCCGATCAGCGCACGGGTCGGTGCGGTCGTCTCGGAGCTGCTGGGGATGGCGCCCCTGGTCGGGCTGGCCGGTGACGGCCACTGCATGGCGCTGGGCGAGCACTGGATCGGTGCTGGCCGCGACCTGGACTCGATGGTCGGCATGGTGGTGTCCACCGGCGTCGGTGGCGGTGCCGTGCTGAACAACCGGCTCTTCACCGGGCTCACCGGCAACTCGGTCCACCTGGGTCACATCAGTGTCAACGCGTGGGGCCCGAAATGCGTCTGCGGCTGCCACGGCTGCGTGGAGATGTACGCCCGCGGGCCTGCCCTGGTCGCGGCGGCCCGGGAGCAGGGCTGGACCGGCGGGCAGGATGCGAAGGCGCTCACCGCCGACGCCCGGGCCGGGGACGAGATCGCCCTGCGGGTGATCGACACCGGGATGCGGGCCCTCGCCGCAGGGATCGCCACCACGGCCACCGAGCTCGACGTCACCACCTTCGTCGTCGGCGGTGGGGTGAGCAGGGCCGGCGAGGTGATCTTCGGCCCGCTGCGCCGCCACCTGGCCGACTTCGCCGTACTGTCGTACGTCAAGGACCTCGAGATCCGGCCGGCAGAGCTGGAGAACGCCGGGCTGATCGGGGCCGCCGCCCTGGCCTTCACCCTGTCCTAG